The stretch of DNA ttcatcttcaggtagTACTTCACGAGCATCATTGATATGGCCCAGTGCGTCTATTCACCCACGTCGATTTTCCACCCATGCACTAGCGACTCTAACAGCATTCCAAAACTCTTGGAGATCGTCCAATGCCAATAGGTCAAGAAGGGTAGATATCGATACGTGGTTTTGGCCAGTGATCCAATCTGGTGTACTAGGcttgaaagaagaggaaaagaatTTGGTAAAAGTTTGGAATGCGATCAAGAAAAGTtatgagagtgatgaagaaggtagtaAAGTCAGAGTTGATTTGACATCAGGTTACTTCGGTTTGTATAAGGAATATAAGAAATTGGTATTGGATAGTCCGGCAAGTACTCAGATCATAGCTGCTAGTCCTAAAGTAAGTTCATATACACCCAGCCCTAGTCCTTTCTTACAAAATATGAGAAAACCAAGCTGAACTCGCCTTTGTTTGGTCTTCGGTTTTAGGCAAATGGGTTTTATGGTTCGAAAGGGTTTTCAAGGTTGATACCTGAGGGATATACGTTGTTGGAAAGTAGATTTCATAGAGAGGCTGTTAGAAGAGGACGCGcatgggatgaagaaaagaatgtaggtgtgagattgagagaatgggagaaggaaggttggaCATATCAttccaaaggtgagtcaagacACCTCATATATCCATGGGTAGAGTGGTACTATTCCTGCGGCGTCGATGAATGTGAATCAACTTGAAGCTTAAATTTCATATCTTACAGGAATATGGTtatccccctcctcctcatcatcatcatcgacctctAACCCATTCCTAACATTTATCGGCTCGTCCAACCTGTCCACTAGATCATTGACATTGGATACAGAATTATCCCTAATCATGATGACTTCTTCTCCTACCTTGCGAAAATCACTTGGACAAGAAGTGAAAACTATTAATAGGGACTCCAAAGATGTAGGTGAGGATACGTGGAACAGTGAGGATAGGAAAGTAAGTTGGTTAGCTTGGGTGTTGGTCGCGTTGGGTGTAGAAGGGATGTTGTGATTTGTGCATTTGTAAATTTGGAAAGATCATACAATCCATATATACCAATAGATTCCTCATATATCCTGCATTGTATACCTGCTTCCAACAACGCATAAAGCCTAGAGACATGTTATCTACACGATTCATCGATGGATTGGATAGGACTGCGCCGAGAAGTGCCACATTGGTGACAGCATGTTCTAGCATCTTTTGGATGAGGGGGTGAGGAACGGAATTATCCGGCACATGCCATATAAGCTATGACGCAACCCTGCCAATCAACTGCAGCagatccactcaccactcaCTCGTCACCACCGCTGAAAAAGAGATAACACAGCAACCAGCTGCGAATGGAAAAATCCAATTttatatcatccatcatccacataTATCTCAACTTATACAAAGCATATCAGATATACACCAATATCAAACACTATCAACAATCAACCAATAATCAGATCAACGTACCAACCCCTATAAACACTTCCAAGATGTCTCAACCAGGTGAATCAGTCGCAAACCCCATCGTACCCGCCCCCTCCGctccatctcccatcacttccacttccacatccGCCGCTCCTGCTGTACCAGCTACTTCAAGTGGATATACCATCCACGTCAGTGGATTGGCCACCGAAACTACCGAAGACAAGCTAcatgatttcttctctttctgcGGGAAATTGATctcggtgaagaagagtgggaaTGAAGCGGATATCACTTTCGAGAAATTGAGCGCTATGAGGACTAGTTTGTGAGTATAGCTGTAGCTCTTCCTGATATATCTCTGAGGAAGCCAAAGACTGACACCTGTATTTATCATTTGAATAGGATGCTCAATGGTGGCACTGTAAGTCTCATAAGATCTTTTTACTTCTTATCCAGCTTGACCAACGTATCTTACGTACCCACCCAATATCACCTTCCTTAATGCCTTCCTCAGACTGATTTTCTCGACTCCAAAATATTAAGTGCTAATCTCGCTCCACTCCGCAGCTCGACGGAGCCCACCTTGAAGTCACCTCAGCCTCTGACGCGGAGCCCAAGACAGCTTCCGTCCTTCCTACCGGAGCTACCGGCTCGACCGCCATTGGGGCTACCGACGCCCCAATCGGTCAAGAGGATAAACCCAAGGTCGGTACCATTTGTATTTTCTTCGCACATTCAGACtatcaagctgattcatAATTTGATTAGGCCGCTATCGTTGCTGAGTACCTAGCTCACGGATATGTTCTCGGTGATAACATCATCCAAAAAGCtattgatatcgatagtgAGTATCGCGTTCCTCCTAAACCGACAACCATCTATTAACTAAAAATTCACTACGTCCACCTTGCTCATCATATTTTATTTGCACCATAGACAAACAAggcatctcatctcgattcCTCCAATTCTTTAACTCCCTCGACCAAAATATCGGTAACAAAGTCGTAGGCGAGAACAAGACCGTCTCAGGTAAAATCAACGAGACTGCCGCTGCTGGAGTAGCCAAAGCTAGAGAAGTTGATCAACATCGAGGTTTCTCTGCCAAATTGCACGATTATTACGCTAGGATCTTTAACAACCCTTCTGTACAAAAGTGAGTTTTGTCCTTTTCTCCAGCTCGGTGTTCAACGTTGATGTATGGTATGCGATTTCCTGCTAACCCGATAGGCCTCGTGATAGGATCGTACAATTCTATACTACTACTCAAAAACAGGTTTTGGACGTTCATGAAGAAGCCAAGAGAATCGCTGTGAGTACAACCATATTTCCTGCTGCTATGGAATCgctcagctgatatactaTCTCGTCTTataggaggagaagaaaacCCATGCTGCACCCATCCCTCCAGTCAATGCTACCGCTGACGAACCTGGTGCTGGTGCCGGTATCACCACTGCTCAAGCTCCTTCGACTGGTGCCCCCGCTCCAGGTGCTGTAGCCCTTGGTCCTTAGACGTTCAAACGTGAATTACGACAGGAGAGAAGGGATATCTTATACCTAATTATTATACATCGTAGTGTTGTGTAGATTGAATGGAATTATGCAGTTGTCAATTTGATAGATAGGCAATACTCTAGTCGTTCATTTATCATACCGCGCAATGGACAAACTAAACATAAaccatatacatatatggtATATAAAAATCTAGGCTATGTTCCAAGCCATATTAAACCCCCGCAGTCCCAGAGTAGTCCTGATCGAGTTATCCTCCCTTCTTTAACTTGATGTCAAAGAAGGTTTTTGAATATGAGGACGTCACCAAATTGCACTAAAGCCTTTTTATGTATATCGGGGTATAGTCCTAACGACCAGACACTTCTCTTAAGAGACTCCTCAACCTAAACCTCTAGAAAGAGGTAAGATGGGAAACATCGATATAAGGCTACCccaccattcccataccAAGTCCAAAAATCTCCATCCATACCCTCCACGTCGAACGCTTCTATGGGATTCCTTTACGGATAAGATGGAGAGGACGCATTTCTGGTCGGGAATTACTTGGTTGAAATTAACTCAAGGATCCGCTAAGATCGGTcagacatcttcttccataaggggaaaaagatgaaaggggGGTTGAAATTCCAGGACCTTGGCCCGCTCGCGAGTGTGAGATGGGATTGGACTATGAGTCATATAGATAGGAATGTCAGTGTTTGAAGTGAGGTAGAGAGGTATGGTCGAGTGAGTGACTTACGGTCCAATCCATCTTGGTTCGTGACGAGCATTGTGACCTTGGAGCTACACGGTGAACAGTCAAGATATGATCAGCTCTCTCGCTCTCCAAGCCCTTACGAGACACTCGAGTTGTTTTGTGACCCGATTGTGATAGCTGATGCTCACCTGTGGGAGTGTTTcttgaaggaaagaaagaagaaagaaaagcaaaaatcaaaagtctcaaaaatcaaaatgCAGAACGTCGAATTCGAGAAGGGATGCGACTCGACCACGAGGCAATTGAGGCAACGGGAATACGCGGCGTTTTGAAATTGGTATATCAGAGTGTTTATTACGTAACGCTTCCTGCATACCACATTGAGAAGCCAGGAAAAGGGCTCAACGGGACACTTGCTAACAGAGGCATTGGTATTGGTGCAACATGCAGGACTATAAGTTGACAGACTGAACCACAGGAACTCATGTGATGAAGCTCCTTCTCGCCCATACGGGAAAATCATGTACgcagtcaatcaatcatatAGTTATCTAATCTCTCATTGTGTAATGGTTCGAGTGAGTACTAGAGTAATTGCCGCAAGTTGAGAAAAAGACTCGTCGATCATTTAATGGCTCGTGAACCAGGCACCGATCGGACTGTTCACTCCCATCCAATCAAATGTTCAACTTGCATAGAGCTATAAATAAAGTTATCCTTTGTTTCTGATGTTGAGAAGACGAGGAGAGATGGCGCTCATCTATAGTGAAAGGTATCTTGGCAACGAGGAGCGAGTGATGGTTCCTCATCATGTTGAAATTcacgtatatatatatatacacacgTATCCACTCCAAaaatatatcttcttcgtcacTAACTGACAAGATCTTAGTCATCAATTATCAAATAATCATTTCCAGTATTTTGACATCATGTTCTCACTAAAGTCGATTTTAGCTActtctttgatagcttccaCTGCATTCGCTCATTTCACTCTCGATTATCCTGTAAGTGTGGTCTTTTAGCTGATCTCAAATGCGAGGTCGCTGATGAATGGCAATCCACATAACAGACTTCGAGAGGGtttgacgatgataatgaaccTCAAGTAAGCTCTCATATCTTCTCTGAACATCTTGGCAAAGCAACTTTCAACGATAACtctcagctgatcatctttGTTGTAGTATTGCGGTGGTTTTCCCAACGTAGCTTCACCAAGACAATCTTTCCCCTTAGGTCAAGGTCCAAGTAAGTGTCGCATGTCTTCTTTCAATCTGCATTCTAAAACATCCCGTCTTCCATTAATCTTGTCAGTCAACTTGTATCTGCGATGAACCTCCAGCTGACATTATCTTACCTGGCATTCCCTCATTCCAGTCTGGATCGACTCGCACCACACCCTCGCAACAGTCGTAGCGTTCATCTCGACCTCTTCCAGCCCCACTTCATTTGACGATTTCAACACTACTTCCAACGGGACCAGTATCCCTTTGGCCAGTCCGATCTTCCAGGTCAAAGAAGGGGAAGCTTGTTTCAATGTTGATTTGGGTGGATTGGGCGTAGGGTTGACTAACGGGAGTGAGGTGACATTGCAAGTTCAATATGACGGTGTGAGTACATGTCCCGCTTAATGACTAATTTCTCCTTCACATCACCACCCTACCCCGCCTATCTTTCTTGCAGCATCTTTCAAGGACGTTCTTACTGACAGGCCTATATGATATACAGGGCGATGGAAACCTCTATCAATGTACCGATCTGGTTTTAATCGAGGGATACTCAATCCCATCAAATGAAACATGTACCAACGACGCTTCCAAAGCCTCCAACGCATCTACCACAACTTCCGGTGCATCTACTAGCGCAGCTTCTACCgcgtcttcatcttcatccgcgTCCGCGACGGGCTCTGGATCATCTAGTGGTGCACTTGCGAGAATTGAAGTAGCTGGCTTGGGTGTGATAGGGGGTTTGATCAGTGTAGCTGGCTTGGTTCTTCTTTAGATCTGAGGTACAGCGATTCAGTCTTAGCATTAGATTAGATAGGTGTAATATACAGTAGATGGTCATACGCAGGAAGTGGTCAATCGAATCGTATCGTATAGAAATTCATGTGATCAGCCGCAGAAACAGGTAATCAGTCTTACATGCAGATAATATGTTCATACAACGATCAACCAGAATAAGCCGAAAGCAAGCCTGCTTGCTAATGAAATGAGAGTGTCTAACCCTGCGAGAATCTCTCTCCAGGCAGAGACAGTACAGtcttgtatatcatcatctccatgaTCGAATGTGATACGCATCCTCTAGGACTGCTCATCCGAATCTCCGTTTTCGAATGACCATGTCACTCCCCGATCCACTTACACTGACCAACGTTCCTTCCAGATCTTTTCTGCACTCTATGTTCTGATATACCCAAGGCAAACACAGAGGAGCAGCTCAAGCTGTTCGAACGTGCTGAGTAGTAATCTGTAGAGCGCTGAGGAATACTTTAAGAGAGACAATTTGGAATATCCATAAAGCATAAGTGATCCCACTGAGAATTTAGAATAGACAATTGCCGGTTGACATCAGGTACGGCTGTTTTCATTATCTGGGATTCCATTCCTCGTTCGTTATATgcatgatgatttgggtatCGCCGTTTTAATGTGTAGGATTAACGAGACTACGTATTCAAAGACATACTCAATGGATCAacatggtatggtatggtatggtatggcCCAAAGTACACAACCAATATCAAACGTGCGTTCAAGTACGAATGATGTCGATCTAGCAATATCATTGCGAAGATGGGGAAGTAAGTCACAATCCCGAAAAATCACTTACGGTATACCGCGTTTCTTGTCCTATTTATAGATCTTCTTGACCACACGACTAAACTGCAGTACTGTAGGGTAAGCAGATATCCTTCAAGTTACTTAAAAGTGATCGACAAAGGTTGAAAAAAAAGTGGGAAAATCAAAATTCTAAATTTGGATACGTCAGACGAACGTGCGATAAAAACTGGATTCTTCGCATGTGTATtgtgtatacatacatgtacatggCATACAATCAAAGAGATACACGTTAATTGATACGAGAGTATGTGTAGTGCACCTCTTTCATTGGCTATATCAATACGAGTATAGGTTAATGCGAGAAGGATGACATAGTCTATTTATAAACATCCATTCTCAAGAACGTTCTTGGCTTTTCATTTCCACGAAATGCGGTTAGTCAGTCTACTATGAAGTTGACGAGTATCATTACTGGCAATTGGAATTGGAGCAAGCCTTTGGGAGAGAGCACAAGGCTCCATACGTACACATGGGTCGAGATTGTAAATTTCTGACAGGCTGGATTTTTGACGGCGAATCATATATATTCAACTATGACCCACCCATACGAGGCAAGATTCATCTATTCTCTGACTTCCTTTCAAGCTGATTGAAGATATTTTAAATCACATTTCTCACCGAAACCTCCATTATAGAGGACAGCTGTGAACTGTGTGTTTGATTCAATACGAGATCAAATCGGACGATAGGCAAAAGATCTTGGTTATACCATTACAATCCAAAtagatcaacatgtcaaGACAATTCGAAGTTGAAAAGGCACGAGCTGAAGCTGTCGTATCAGCTGGGGAAAGACGAAGAGCAGCTCTCGCCGAAATTGACGAAGCCAAGTTCTCATGGTTTCACGCCAAGGCATGTATCGTTGCTGGTGAGTACCTCATACCTACTACCGTACTATCACAGAGGATTCGTTAGGCTGATAATCGATATTATCAGGTGTTGGTTTCTTCACCGACGCATATGACattttctccatctccatcgcTGCCACGATGATTGGATATGTTTACCACAGTGGTGGATCCAATACCACGAACCAAGATCTCGGTATCAAAGTGGCTCATTCGATCGGAACATTCTTTGGTCAATTGTTATTCGGTTGGTTGGCTGATCACgttggaagaaagaggatgtaCGGTATTGAATTGGTATGTGAATCCCTCATACAATCATGATTCGTCACAAGGTAGACGACGACGATGCTGATTTGGTTTATCGGGCACTTTacagatgatcatcattgTGGGAACTCTCGGTCAAGCCGTCGCTGGACACGCTGCTGGTATTAGCATTTACGGTGTGATGATCATGTGGCGATTCATcatgggtatgggtatcGGAGGTGACTACCCCCTCTCTGCTGTCATCACCTCCGAGTTCGCTGCCCGACGAATCAGAGGTAGAATGATGACTGCTGTCTTCGCTTCTCAGGGTTGGGGTAACTGTGAGTATTACACCACTTGTCAACGAAGACAAACATTTGTTAATACAGATTTGACACGACATAGTGGCATCCGCCATCGTCTCTGTCATCTGTATCGCCGCTTTCAAGAGCCAAATTCACTCTCAGCCAATCACCGACATGAAAGCAGTCGATCAAGTATGGCGACTAATCATCGGTATCGGTTGTGTTCCAGCCTGTATCGCCTTATACTTCCGATTGACTATCCCCGAAACTCCTCGTTACACGATGGACATCGAAAGAAATATCAAACAAGCTTCTCAGGATGTCGATACCTACCTTACATCCGGTACATACGTTAACGATCCAATCCACAATAACGAGCGAGCCGAACTTCCTAAGGCATCCTGGGCCGACTTTTTCAGACATTTCGGTCAATGGCGAAATGGAAAAGTCCTCCTGGGTACTGCATGGTCATGGTTTGCTCTTGATATTGCCTTTTACGGTCTAGGTCTCAATTCAACTACTATATTGACTACAATCGGATTCGGATCTTCTACAGCTTTACCAACAAAACAGGAAAACATCTATCAAACCCTATACAATGCCGCCGTGGGAAATATCATCTTGGCTGTTGGAGGTTTGATTCCAGGATATTACTTCTCGTTCCTGTTTATTGATTCATGGGGTAGAAAACCAATTCAATTTATGGGcttctccatcctcaccGCTCTCTTCGTGGTCATGGGTTTCGGATACGACAAGATCCTCTCCACGGGATCAGGTAAAAAAGCTTTCGTCTTCCTATACTGTATGGCGAACTTGTTCCAAAACTTCGGTCCGAACACTACGACATTCGTCATTCCAGGTGAAGCTTTCCCTACGAGATATAGGTCTACCGCACATGGTATTTCAGCTGCATCAGGTAAATTAGGTGCTATCGTGGCTCAAGTAG from Kwoniella europaea PYCC6329 chromosome 2, complete sequence encodes:
- a CDS encoding phosphate:H+ symporter; amino-acid sequence: MSRQFEVEKARAEAVVSAGERRRAALAEIDEAKFSWFHAKACIVAGVGFFTDAYDIFSISIAATMIGYVYHSGGSNTTNQDLGIKVAHSIGTFFGQLLFGWLADHVGRKRMYGIELMIIIVGTLGQAVAGHAAGISIYGVMIMWRFIMGMGIGGDYPLSAVITSEFAARRIRGRMMTAVFASQGWGNLASAIVSVICIAAFKSQIHSQPITDMKAVDQVWRLIIGIGCVPACIALYFRLTIPETPRYTMDIERNIKQASQDVDTYLTSGTYVNDPIHNNERAELPKASWADFFRHFGQWRNGKVLLGTAWSWFALDIAFYGLGLNSTTILTTIGFGSSTALPTKQENIYQTLYNAAVGNIILAVGGLIPGYYFSFLFIDSWGRKPIQFMGFSILTALFVVMGFGYDKILSTGSGKKAFVFLYCMANLFQNFGPNTTTFVIPGEAFPTRYRSTAHGISAASGKLGAIVAQVGFSRLVNIGGKNKFLKHILEIFALFMLTGVFSTMLLPETKGRTLEDLSQESQDHFVHDTNVSPSTSPLQKGQGSDSNYAEEDPRLAVQV